The following are encoded together in the Coffea arabica cultivar ET-39 chromosome 1c, Coffea Arabica ET-39 HiFi, whole genome shotgun sequence genome:
- the LOC113712220 gene encoding cytochrome P450 81Q32-like: MIMEVIYSILVLSFLVVLVAIKHLQENKRTLKPPSPPALPILGHLHLLKAAPHRALQLLSIKYGPLISLRFGIRPILVVSSPSLAEECFTKTNDVIFANRPGSISGKILGYNNSTIGFSPYGDHWRNLRRVTTIHIFSSASLHNFSSIWTEEIRFSVRKLFSMNSDDKVWKDVNMNSVFLDLVFNVIMKMLAGKKWPSDKTADLFSLISFMGICDYVPVLRWIGFRGLEKNLSNLQQKRDKLFRDLIDQTRKKEGEGGSCSTEQRRTVIQALLSLQDAEPEFLTDETVKGIILIMFTAGVHTSALTMEWAMSLMLNHPQVLKKARSEIDNNVTQSGQLIEDSDLSKLPYLRCIIKETLRLFPAAPTLLPHYSSEDCTIGGFKVPKGTTLLVNAWAIHRDPKVWEEPAKFKPERFEGINEGACDEGFKFIPFGKGRRACPGAALGMRFISLTLGTMLQCFDWERVGPQLVDLEEKSGITLDKAKPLEALFRPRSSMIELVSQL, encoded by the exons ATGATCATGGAAGTCATCTATAGCATCCTAGTTCTCAGTTTCTTGGTAGTCTTAGTTGCTATAAAACatcttcaagaaaacaagagaacaCTAAAGCCTCCAAGTCCACCAGCTCTCCCAATTCTAGGCCATCTGCACCTCCTGAAAGCTGCCCCTCACCGTGCTCTTCAACTTCTCTCCATCAAATACGGCCCCCTGATTTCCCTTCGATTTGGGATTCGTCCTATACTTGTTGTTTCCTCACCATCTCTTGCAGAGGAATGCTTCACTAAGACTAATGATGTTATCTTTGCTAACCGACCAGGGTCCATTTCTGGCAAAATCCTTGGCTACAACAACAGTACTATCGGATTCTCTCCTTATGGAGACCACTGGCGAAATCTCCGCCGTGTTACCACCATCCATATTTTTTCTTCCGCTAGTCTCCACAACTTTTCCTCAATCTGGACAGAGGAAATCCGTTTCAGTGTCAGGAAATTGTTCTCAATGAACTCTGATGACAAAGTGTGGAAAGATGTAAACATGAACTCTGTGTTCTTGGATTTGGTATTCAATGTGATCATGAAAATGCTTGCAGGAAAAAAATGGCCATCTGATAAAACAGCTGATTTGTTTTCGCTGATCTCCTTCATGGGTATTTGTGATTATGTCCCTGTCTTGAGATGGATTGGATTTCGAGGGTTGGAGAAAAATTTGAGCAATTTACAGCAAAAGAGGGACAAATTATTCAGGGATCTCATTGATCAAACTAGGAAAAAGGAAGGTGAAGGTGGCTCATGCTCGACTGAGCAGAGAAGAACTGTTATCCAAGCATTGCTGTCCCTTCAAGATGCTGAACCTGAATTCTTAACTGATGAAACTGTCAAAGGGATCATACTA ATTATGTTCACTGCTGGAGTACACACTTCAGCTCTGACCATGGAGTGGGCTATGTCCCTTATGCTAAACCACCCCCAGGTattgaagaaggcaaggagtgAAATAGACAACAACGTTACACAATCAGGGCAATTGATTGAGGATTCAGATCTCTCCAAATTGCCATATTTGCGTTGCATAATCAAAGAAACACTTAGACTTTTTCCTGCAGCACCAACTCTTTTGCCTCATTATTCATCTGAGGATTGCACCATAGGAGGCTTCAAAGTTCCTAAAGGCACAACTTTGTTAGTAAATGCTTGGGCTATTCACAGAGATCCGAAGGTTTGGGAAGAGCCAGCCAAGTTTAAGCCAGAAAGGTTTGAGGGAATTAATGAAGGGGCTTGCGATGAAGGGTTCAAATTTATTCCATTTGGAAAAGGTAGGAGGGCTTGTCCAGGTGCTGCCTTAGGCATGAGATTTATTAGCCTGACGTTGGGAACAATGCTACAATGTTTTGATTGGGAAAGAGTAGGGCCTCAATTGGTGGATTTAGAAGAAAAATCTGGTATAACTTTGGACAAGGCCAAGCCTTTGGAAGCATTGTTCAGGCCACGCTCATCCATGATTGAATTGGTTTCTCAGCTTTGA